The Bacteroidales bacterium genome contains a region encoding:
- a CDS encoding DUF4271 domain-containing protein: protein MFSFYNWNIDFIRVDSCTNNSLFQSVSFISHSSANAFSEQMIFLNDIIFLPAFVSILIMLYLPPGALSLSKFLKNYCSLTDLRFSLFQFFSVLNAMFVLSLFFFIFTNFELSANDFLLFSQAFLSIGAYFIIRWLFIGGIGFLMENVDMSIKYLKYDIEFLLWMGTLFATIFPLAFVGILTHYMRFILLFLIVFLILLRWYYSFKLGMQEKKYGQLMFFLYFCTVEILPLSVMYKLIGVI, encoded by the coding sequence TTGTTTTCTTTTTACAATTGGAATATTGATTTTATTCGGGTTGATAGTTGTACTAACAATTCACTTTTTCAATCGGTTTCTTTCATTTCTCATTCATCTGCAAATGCATTTAGTGAACAGATGATTTTTTTAAATGACATAATATTTCTACCTGCTTTTGTTTCGATACTTATCATGTTGTATTTGCCCCCTGGAGCTTTATCACTCAGTAAATTTCTTAAAAATTATTGTTCTCTTACAGATTTGAGATTTTCGTTGTTTCAGTTTTTTTCGGTTCTGAATGCTATGTTTGTTTTATCTCTGTTTTTTTTCATTTTTACAAATTTTGAACTTTCTGCAAATGACTTTCTTTTGTTTTCTCAAGCGTTTTTGAGCATTGGTGCGTATTTTATCATCAGATGGCTCTTTATTGGTGGAATTGGGTTTTTAATGGAGAATGTGGATATGAGTATAAAATATTTGAAATATGATATAGAGTTTTTACTTTGGATGGGAACCCTTTTTGCAACGATATTTCCTCTTGCTTTTGTAGGTATATTGACTCATTACATGCGTTTTATCTTATTGTTTTTGATAGTTTTTTTAATATTGTTGCGTTGGTATTACTCTTTTAAATTAGGGATGCAGGAGAAAAAATACGGGCAGTTAATGTTTTTTTTGTATTTTTGCACCGTAGAAATATTGCCCCTTTCAGTGATGTATAAATTGATAGGGGTAATTTAA
- a CDS encoding Crp/Fnr family transcriptional regulator: MEKFQPQEIHLNNDKCKCDECILRSIVISNLPPEVNDRMCRLKQEKVFQKGEIIISENDPIEYFFYLKKGLIKLSKLLDNQKNYILILARPHDYISLLSIFHRNTYNYSMTAIEECEVCIFPMEEIQQLLITYPDFTLAFLRKVNKTSDVLIERFLTFNSRNLRGRIALILLEFSEKIYQSRAFEVPISRREIAELIGMTTENVIRILSEFKNENIIKISGKEIEIVDPDKLRLIAEHG; this comes from the coding sequence ATGGAAAAATTTCAACCTCAAGAGATACATTTAAATAACGATAAATGTAAATGTGATGAATGCATTCTACGAAGTATAGTAATTTCCAATTTACCTCCAGAGGTAAATGATAGAATGTGTCGCCTGAAACAGGAGAAAGTTTTTCAAAAAGGAGAAATCATTATCAGTGAAAATGATCCCATTGAGTATTTTTTTTATTTGAAAAAAGGGCTCATCAAGCTTTCGAAGCTATTGGACAATCAGAAAAATTATATTTTGATTTTGGCACGTCCACACGATTATATAAGTCTTTTGTCCATTTTTCATAGGAACACCTATAATTATTCTATGACAGCTATAGAGGAATGCGAAGTTTGCATTTTCCCCATGGAAGAAATACAACAGTTACTGATAACGTATCCGGATTTCACTCTTGCTTTTTTGAGAAAAGTAAATAAAACGTCCGACGTTTTGATTGAAAGATTTTTAACTTTTAATAGTCGTAATCTTAGAGGTCGTATAGCTTTAATTTTGCTTGAGTTTAGTGAAAAAATTTATCAGTCAAGAGCTTTTGAGGTACCTATATCTCGACGAGAAATAGCTGAATTAATCGGAATGACCACGGAAAATGTAATACGAATTTTAAGTGAGTTTAAGAACGAAAATATTATTAAAATCAGTGGAAAAGAAATTGAAATTGTTGACCCAGACAAACTGAGGTTAATTGCCGAACACGGTTAA
- a CDS encoding NAD(P)/FAD-dependent oxidoreductase → MKRILILGAGTGGTMMANKLRRALDKNEWDITIVDKNKSHYYQPGFLFIPFGIYKKEDVVKPKADFIPPGVNLIFEETELIKPEQNQVILKDGTVLRYDFLIIATGTQIRPDQTQGLIGPLWHREIFDFYTIEGALGLHKFLSSWQGGNLVMAIADVPFKCPVAPLEFVFLADEYFTKKGIRNRVNITLVTPMPGAFTKPRAQRMLSGLMEEKNIHIVPDFYIETIDHDKKVIQSYSNQEIPFDALAIVPVNMGDEVIARSGMGDDLNYVPTNKYTLQSIKYSNVFVLGDAADLPTSKAGSVVHFSGEILYENILSAIEDRPLMAKFDGHANCYIETGFGKGSLIDFNYETEPLPGTFPLPGIGPFGLLKNTRFNHYGKILFRWMYWHIIIKGHEMPIEPLMTMAGKCKTC, encoded by the coding sequence ATGAAGAGAATATTAATTTTGGGAGCCGGTACAGGTGGGACAATGATGGCAAACAAACTTCGTCGTGCCTTGGATAAAAATGAATGGGATATTACCATCGTAGACAAAAATAAATCCCACTATTATCAACCTGGTTTTCTGTTTATACCTTTTGGTATCTATAAAAAAGAAGATGTGGTCAAACCAAAAGCAGATTTTATTCCTCCTGGTGTCAACTTGATTTTCGAAGAAACTGAATTAATTAAACCAGAACAAAATCAGGTTATTTTAAAAGATGGAACGGTACTTCGATATGATTTTCTTATCATTGCAACAGGGACTCAGATACGACCTGACCAAACTCAAGGATTAATTGGACCACTTTGGCATAGAGAAATTTTCGATTTTTATACCATCGAAGGAGCTTTAGGTTTACACAAGTTTCTTTCTTCCTGGCAGGGGGGAAATTTAGTGATGGCTATTGCAGATGTTCCCTTTAAGTGTCCAGTAGCCCCTCTTGAATTTGTCTTTCTGGCCGATGAATATTTTACCAAAAAAGGTATCCGAAATCGCGTCAATATTACCTTAGTGACACCTATGCCGGGTGCTTTCACAAAGCCACGAGCTCAACGGATGCTTTCTGGTTTGATGGAAGAAAAAAACATTCATATCGTGCCTGATTTTTACATTGAAACCATCGATCATGACAAAAAAGTCATTCAAAGTTATAGTAACCAAGAAATACCCTTCGATGCTCTTGCTATTGTTCCAGTAAACATGGGAGATGAAGTTATAGCTAGAAGTGGTATGGGCGACGATTTAAATTACGTACCCACAAATAAATACACCCTACAATCTATTAAATACTCAAACGTTTTTGTCCTTGGTGATGCAGCTGATCTTCCTACCAGTAAAGCAGGATCGGTAGTACACTTTTCTGGTGAAATTCTTTATGAAAACATCTTAAGTGCAATTGAAGACAGACCTCTTATGGCAAAATTTGACGGACACGCTAATTGCTACATTGAAACCGGATTCGGAAAAGGTTCCCTTATCGACTTCAATTATGAAACAGAACCCCTACCTGGCACTTTTCCCCTCCCTGGCATTGGTCCATTCGGACTTCTCAAAAACACCCGTTTTAACCACTATGGCAAAATACTTTTCCGCTGGATGTATTGGCACATTATCATCAAAGGTCACGAAATGCCCATCGAGCCTCTTATGACTATGGCTGGGAAATGCAAAACCTGTTAA
- a CDS encoding DUF1641 domain-containing protein: MEKIIINSDINTLNEKLDKILDYLQEQKQRRQFWEDLFEDGYRVGNEIFKASVEELDKHNLEIDPEEVKLLFLRFLKNIQTFNEMLETLRSLNDLRKDLGTVINEVIKDLTYKLAELEEKGVFARLQNILSYFQEPQMLEAIERFTFALSRAKFPEENTKLSLFKLIREMNSKETKAGLFYMLSILKLLSKTPATYSLENNHVNK, encoded by the coding sequence ATGGAAAAAATCATCATAAATTCCGATATCAACACCCTAAATGAAAAACTTGATAAAATCCTTGACTATTTACAAGAACAAAAACAAAGACGTCAGTTTTGGGAAGACTTATTTGAAGATGGGTATAGGGTTGGAAATGAAATCTTTAAAGCAAGTGTTGAAGAACTAGACAAACACAATCTTGAAATTGATCCAGAGGAAGTAAAGCTATTGTTTTTACGGTTCCTGAAAAACATTCAAACCTTTAATGAAATGTTGGAAACACTTCGTTCTTTAAATGATTTGAGAAAAGACCTTGGAACGGTTATCAATGAAGTAATTAAAGATCTGACTTACAAATTAGCCGAACTTGAAGAAAAAGGTGTTTTTGCACGGCTTCAAAATATACTTTCTTATTTTCAAGAACCACAAATGTTGGAAGCCATAGAAAGGTTCACCTTTGCTTTATCCAGAGCAAAATTCCCCGAAGAAAATACCAAATTATCTCTTTTCAAGCTTATAAGAGAAATGAACTCAAAAGAAACCAAAGCAGGTCTGTTTTATATGCTTAGTATCCTTAAACTTCTTTCTAAAACACCTGCAACGTATTCCCTTGAAAATAACCATGTAAATAAATAA
- a CDS encoding TusE/DsrC/DsvC family sulfur relay protein has product MATKMLGGKNIEVTEEGYLINPDDWSKEVAIDIAKEEGLELTETHFKILDYLRSKFKAGETLTIRAINKSGIVDVKTFYQLFPGAPLRLSMKIAGLPKPTSCV; this is encoded by the coding sequence ATGGCAACCAAAATGTTAGGCGGAAAAAATATCGAGGTAACCGAAGAAGGGTATTTAATCAATCCAGATGATTGGTCAAAAGAAGTAGCTATTGATATTGCTAAGGAAGAAGGTCTTGAACTTACAGAAACACATTTTAAGATTTTAGATTACTTGCGATCAAAATTTAAAGCAGGAGAAACACTGACTATTCGTGCTATCAACAAAAGTGGAATAGTTGACGTAAAAACTTTTTATCAGCTTTTTCCAGGTGCACCCTTAAGACTTTCCATGAAAATCGCAGGACTTCCTAAACCAACCAGTT